A part of Rattus rattus isolate New Zealand chromosome 4, Rrattus_CSIRO_v1, whole genome shotgun sequence genomic DNA contains:
- the Rtn4r gene encoding reticulon-4 receptor: protein MKRASSGGSRLLAWVLWLQAWRVATPCPGACVCYNEPKVTTSCPQQGLQAVPTGIPASSQRIFLHGNRISYVPAASFQSCRNLTILWLHSNALAGIDAAAFTGLTLLEQLDLSDNAQLRVVDPTTFRGLGHLHTLHLDRCGLQELGPGLFRGLAALQYLYLQDNNLQALPDNTFRDLGNLTHLFLHGNRIPSVPEHAFRGLHSLDRLLLHQNHVARVHPHAFRDLGRLMTLYLFANNLSMLPAEVLVPLRSLQYLRLNDNPWVCDCRARPLWAWLQKFRGSSSEVPCNLPQRLAGRDLKRLAASDLEGCAVASGPFRPFQTSQLTDEELLGLPKCCQPDAADKASVLEPGRPASAGNALKGRVPPGDTPPGNGSGPRHINDSPFGTLPGSAEPPLTALRPGGSEPPGLPTTGPRRRPGCSRKNRTRSHCRLGQAGSGSSGTGDAEGSGALPALACSLAPLGLALVLWTVLGPC from the coding sequence GAAGCCGGCTGCTGGCATGGGTGTTATGGCTCCAGGCCTGGAGGGTAGCAACGCCCTGCCCTGGTGCCTGTGTGTGCTACAATGAGCCCAAGGTCACGACAAGCTGCCCCCAGCAGGGCCTGCAGGCTGTGCCCACTGGCATCCCAGCCTCCAGCCAGAGAATCTTCCTGCACGGCAACCGAATCTCTTACGTGCCCGCCGCCAGCTTCCAGTCATGCCGGAATCTCACCATCCTGTGGCTGCACTCCAATGCGCTGGCCGGGATTGATGCCGCGGCCTTCACTGGCCTGACCCTCTTGGAGCAACTAGATCTTAGTGACAATGCACAGCTCCGTGTCGTGGACCCCACCACGTTCCGTGGCCTGGGCCACCTGCACACGCTGCACCTAGACCGATGCGGCCTGCAGGAGCTGGGGCCTGGCCTATTCCGTGGGCTGGCAGCTCTGCAGTACCTCTACCTACAAGACAACAACCTGCAGGCGCTTCCTGACAACACCTTCCGAGACCTGGGCAACCTCACGCATCTCTTTCTGCATGGCAACCGTATCCCCAGTGTTCCTGAGCACGCTTTCCGTGGCTTGCACAGTCTTGACCGTCTCCTCTTGCACCAGAACCATGTGGCTCGTGTGCACCCACATGCCTTCCGGGACCTTGGCCGACTCATGACCCTCTACCTGTTTGCCAACAACCTCTCCATGCTCCCCGCAGAGGTCCTAGTGCCCCTGAGGTCTCTGCAGTACCTGCGACTCAATGACAACCCCTGGGTGTGTGACTGCAGGGCACGTCCGCTCTGGGCCTGGCTGCAGAAGTTCCGAGGTTCCTCATCCGAGGTGCCCTGCAACCTACCCCAACGCCTGGCAGGCCGTGATCTGAAGCGCCTGGCTGCCAGTGACTTAGAGGGTTGTGCTGTGGCTTCGGGGCCCTTCCGTCCCTTCCAGACCAGTCAGCTCACTGACGAGGAGCTGCTGGGCCTCCCCAAGTGCTGCCAGCCGGACGCTGCAGACAAGGCCTCAGTACTGGAACCCGGGAGGCCGGCGTCTGCTGGAAACGCACTCAAGGGACGCGTGCCTCCTGGTGACACTCCACCAGGCAATGGCTCAGGCCCACGGCACATCAATGACTCCCCATTTGGGACTTTGCCCGGCTCTGCAGAGCCCCCACTGACTGCCCTGCGGCCTGGGGGTTCCGAGCCCCCGGGACTGCCCACCACCGGTCCCCGCAGGAGGCCAGGTTGTTCCAGAAAGAACCGCACCCGTAGCCACTGCCGTCTGGGCCAGGCAGGAAGTGGGAGCAGTGGAACTGGGGATGCAGAAGGTTCGGGggccctgcctgccctggcctGCAGCCTTGCTCCTCTGGGCCTTGCACTGGTACTTTGGACAGTGCTCGGGCCCTGCtga